A genomic window from Gloeocapsa sp. DLM2.Bin57 includes:
- the cysE gene encoding serine O-acetyltransferase, translating into MLSFLIADFRIIFERDPAARNWLEVIFCYPGLHALWFHRFSHWLNNKGIPLIPRLISHVARLLTGIEIHPGAQIGKGVFIDHGMGVVIGETAIIGNYTLIYQGVTLGGTGKESGKRHPTLGSNVVVGAGAKVLGNLQIGDNVRIGAGSVVLRDVPSDCTVVGIPGRVVYRSGVKINPLEHGNLPDSEATVIRTLIDRIESLEQQVQELKTTQLLEHCYAGKVTVDISSLPEQEIKQFLDGSGI; encoded by the coding sequence GTGCTGTCATTCCTAATCGCTGACTTTCGGATTATTTTTGAGAGAGATCCCGCTGCTAGAAACTGGTTAGAAGTAATTTTCTGCTATCCAGGGTTACACGCTCTCTGGTTTCACCGTTTCTCTCACTGGTTAAATAACAAGGGAATTCCCCTGATACCTAGACTGATATCTCACGTAGCTCGCTTACTTACAGGTATTGAGATACATCCAGGGGCGCAAATTGGTAAAGGAGTGTTTATAGATCACGGAATGGGGGTAGTCATTGGAGAAACTGCCATCATTGGTAATTATACGTTGATTTATCAGGGTGTAACTCTAGGAGGAACTGGAAAAGAAAGTGGTAAGCGTCACCCTACTCTAGGTAGTAATGTAGTAGTAGGAGCAGGAGCGAAAGTTCTTGGTAATCTCCAAATTGGCGACAATGTACGTATTGGTGCAGGCTCTGTAGTATTGAGAGACGTACCTTCTGATTGTACGGTAGTCGGTATTCCCGGAAGAGTAGTCTATCGCTCTGGTGTTAAAATTAATCCTTTAGAACATGGTAATCTTCCCGACTCAGAAGCGACGGTTATTCGTACCTTAATAGATAGGATCGAGTCGTTAGAGCAACAAGTACAGGAATTAAAAACCACCCAACTACTAGAGCATTGTTACGCGGGTAAAGTTACCGTGGATATTTCTAGTCTTCCTGAGCAGGAAATTAAGCAATTTCTCGATGGATCTGGTATCTAG